One window of Quercus robur chromosome 5, dhQueRobu3.1, whole genome shotgun sequence genomic DNA carries:
- the LOC126725853 gene encoding phosphatidyl-N-methylethanolamine N-methyltransferase: protein MGIFAAIGVIVPFPFYFWLWTNPQSWVELCGKGRDPSKVMANVSHLLKLVQFLSLFSVSYNYLSWPPPLYFWPLFLFGQFLNFRVYQLLGESGTYYGVRFGKNIPWVTEFPFGVIRDPQYVGSIMSLLPCLSWVPFQYILLWSLGYVFMIYVELKEDPATRAKLIS, encoded by the exons atggggATATTTGCAGCGATTGGGGTAATAGTGCCATTCCCGTTTTACTTCTGGCTATGGACAAATCCGCAGTCATGGGTTGAACTGTGTGGGAAGGGAAGAGACCCATCAAAGGTGATGGCAAACGTGTCCCATTTGCTGAAGCTGGTTCAGTTTTTGTCACTTTTCTCAGTGTCTTACAACTATCTCTCTTGGCCTCCTCCTCTCTACTTCTggcctctctttctctttggcCAGTTTCTCAACTTCAg GGTGTATCAATTGCTTGGTGAATCTGGAACATACTATGGAGTACGTTTTGGAAAGAACATTCCCTGGGTGACAGAATTCCCTTTTGGGGTTATTAGAGATCCGCAATACGTAGGAAGCATTATGAGTCTTCTTCCGTGTCTTTCTTGGGTGCCTTTTCAATACATTCTTCTTTGGTCACTTGGCTATGTTTTCATGATATATGTGGAATTGAAGGAAGATCCAGCTACTCGTGCGAAGCTAATCTCATGA
- the LOC126725855 gene encoding photosynthetic NDH subunit of subcomplex B 1, chloroplastic, producing the protein MATTSLHPKSLSPFLTNPPSFPSPHFSKLSFLHPPHHSHCTKRPNLLHTQQAINNKKKNPWLDPFDDGEDPEMEYGSLFTEGKQDEDPRPPDNPDNPYGFLKFPAGFSVEIASLGLKIRGDVRRCCCVVSGGVYENLLFFPAIQLIKDRYPGVQVDIIASARGKQTYELNKNVRWANVYDPDDHFPEPADYTDMVGLLKNRYYDMVLSTKLAGLGHAAFLFMTTARDRVSYVYPNVNAAGAGLLLSETFTPDSLNLSDGGYNMYHQMLDWLGRPFRSVPRQVVPPLRVSISRKLKEVVEAKYKNAGAEKGRYIVIHGIESDSKASMQSRGDTDSLLPIEVWDEIAEAVRGFRPVFVIPHDKVREDVEEVVGNDASIVFVTTPGQLAALINDSAGVIATNTAAIQLANAREKPSIALFCSEEKGKLFVPNAEEKKCVIVSSKTGKLIDIDIEAVKRAIQIFDVSLALA; encoded by the exons ATGGCTACAACTTCTCTACACCCCAAATCCCTGTCACCCTTTCTCACAAACCCACCTTCATTCCCCTCTCCCCACTTCTCCAAACTCTCATTCTTGCACCCACCACACCACTCTCATTGCACCAAGAGACCAAACCTACTCCACACCCAGCAAGCCATCAATAACAAGAAGAAGAACCCCTGGCTCGACCCTTTCGATGACGGTGAGGACCCTGAAATGGAATACGGCTCATTGTTCACAGAAGGTAAGCAGGACGAGGACCCCCGACCACCGGATAACCCTGACAACCCTTACGGGTTCTTGAAGTTCCCGGCTGGATTCAGTGTGGAAATCGCCTCATTGGGACTGAAAATAAGAGGAGATGTTAGGCGGTGCTGCTGTGTGGTCTCCGGTGGTGTGTATGAGAACTTGCTTTTCTTTCCGGCCATTCAGTTGATCAAGGATAGGTATCCGGGTGTGCAGGTGGACATCATTGCATCAGCTAGAGGGAAGCAGACGTATGAGCTGAATAAGAATGTGAGATGGGCTAATGTTTATGATCCTGATGATCATTTCCCGGAGCCTGCCGATTATACGGATATGGTTGGACTTCTTAAG AATAGGTACTATGACATGGTGTTATCAACCAAACTAGCAGGGCTTGGCCATGCAGCATTCTTGTTTATGACGACAGCTCGTGATAGAGTTAGCTACGTTTATCCAAATGTAAATGCTGCAGGGGCAGGATTACTTCTGTCAGAAACATTTACGCCAGATAGTTTGAATCTCTCTGATGGAGGATATAACAT GTACCATCAGATGCTTGATTGGTTGGGGAGACCATTTCGAAGTGTGCCAAGGCAAGTTGTTCCTCCCCTCAGAGTATCAATTTCAAGGAAGCTTAAGGAGGTTGTAGAGGCAAAATATAAGAATGCAGGGGcagagaaaggaagatacatAGTAATTCATGGGATAGAATCAGATTCAAAGGCCTCGATGCAATCTAGGGGGGATACTGATAGCTTGCTACCCATTGAAGTGTGGGATGAAATTGCAGAAGCAGTAAg GGGATTTAGGCCAGTTTTTGTGATTCCACATGATAAAGTAAGGGAGGATGTGGAGGAAGTAGTTGGAAATGATGCAAGTATTGTGTTTGTCACAACCCCTGGCCAG CTGGCAGCTCTCATCAATGACTCAGCTGGGGTAATTGCTACAAACACAGCTGCTATCCAACTTGCAAATGCACGTGAAAAACCCAG CATCGCATTGTTTTGCTCTGAAGAAAAGGGGAAACTATTTGTTCCCAATGCAGAAGAGAAGAAATGTGTCATTGTCTCGTCCAAGACAGGAAAATTAATAGATATTGACATTGAAGCAGTAAAAAGAgcaattcaaatttttgatGTGTCCTTAGCTCTAGCCTAA
- the LOC126728149 gene encoding uncharacterized protein LOC126728149 has protein sequence MVVNPRENASVIVLRSGKEVEIPIKAAPATSKQEKEQNIVADKNIPNDDDDPKRMFLPLFYYKPVPPFPQALVESRKDEQNKDLYETFHRCEVNIPLLDAIKKVPRYNKFLKELCTIKRKQKLRGCENVSTVIQRKLPTKCKDPGMFIILCTIGNTRLEKAMIDLGASINVVPYSIYVFLKIGPLNKTGVVIHLVDRSITYPKGVVEDVLVQVNDLVFPADFYVLDMENGDQTTPILLGRPFLKTSKTKIDVHSGTLIMEFDGEIVQFNIYDAMKYPGDDDLVYSIDVIDSLAQEVFELDGKDGMEVAIRKHLKKKNEEIALSTDLQETVAALNDFPKLQ, from the coding sequence ATGGTAGTAAATCCAAGAGAAAATGCAAGTGTAATCGTTTTGAGAAGTGGTAAAGAGGTTGAGATTCCAATAAAGGCAGCCCCTGCAACGTCGAAGCAAGAAAAGGAGCAAAACATCGTTGCAGACAAGAACATTCCCAATGACGATGATGATCCTAAGCGTATGTTTTTgcctcttttttattataaaccaGTACCTCCTTTTCCTCAGGCTTTAGTAGAATCAAGAAAAGATGAGcaaaataaagatttatatgAGACATTTCATAGATGCGAGGTAAATATTCCACTTTTAGATGCTATTAAAAAAGTACCTCGCTATAATAAATTCTTGAAAGAATTGTGTACAATTAAGAGGAAACAGAAACTTAGAGGATGTGAGAATGTTTCTACAGTTATTCAAAGAAAACTCCCTACAAAGTGCAAAGATCCAGGTATGTTTATTATCCTTTGTACGATAGGTAACACTAGACTTGAGAAGGCCATGATAGATTTAGGAGCTTCTATCAATGTCGTGCCATAttctatatatgtttttttgaaaattggtcCTTTGAATAAAACTGGCGTTGTGATTCACTTGGTTGATAGATCTATTACCTATCCTAAGGGTGTAGTTGAGGATGTTCTTGTGCAAGTTAATGATTTGGTTTTCCCTGCTGATTTCTATGTGCTTGATATGGAGAATGGTGATCAAACTACTCCTATTTTGTTAGGAAGACCATTCTTAAAGACATCCAAGACTAAGATAGATGTTCATAGTGGCACACTTATCATGGAATTTGATGGTGAAATTGTTCAGTTTAATATTTATGATGCCATGAAATATCCTGGTGATGATGATCTTGTTTATTCTATTGATGTAATTGATTCTTTAGCAcaagaagtttttgaacttGATGGAAAAGATGGAATGGAAGTTGCAATTAGAAAGCATcttaagaaaaagaatgagGAGATAGCCTTGAGTACTGATTTGCAGGAAACTGTTGCAGCATTAAATGATTTTCCGAAGTTACAGTAG